One window from the genome of Nitrospiraceae bacterium encodes:
- a CDS encoding response regulator codes for MKAKILLLEDDPELCSTLRDRLVMEGYDVQTASDGRLGLRLYHESPVDLVITDVLMPEMDGLEVIRALAGKPSPPLMIAMSGGGNRDLEFLVEAAEFGATRTLPKPFLLNDLVSLVKELLSTLPDSST; via the coding sequence GTGAAAGCGAAAATTTTACTCTTGGAAGATGACCCCGAATTATGTTCAACCTTGCGAGATCGGTTGGTGATGGAAGGCTATGATGTTCAGACTGCTTCCGATGGCCGACTGGGGCTAAGGCTTTATCATGAGAGTCCCGTTGATCTGGTCATTACTGATGTGCTCATGCCTGAAATGGACGGCCTAGAAGTGATACGGGCACTTGCTGGGAAACCTTCTCCTCCATTAATGATTGCCATGTCGGGAGGTGGGAATCGTGATTTGGAATTTTTGGTAGAGGCGGCTGAGTTTGGTGCCACCCGCACACTCCCCAAGCCTTTTCTCCTGAATGATCTGGTGAGCCTTGTGAAAGAACTGCTGAGTAC
- a CDS encoding response regulator, which translates to MSMETIGDVTGHVTIPDIYVASPLAYQIMKKPILLIEDDRPFRQALRLYLESHGFTAKEAEDGREALVLLDGGLDVDIVISDYHMPVLNGLDFLKALSYRVKGQDVRVILVSGNMTREIEKEAMQAGAFAFLEKPIDYHELLALVSRAGKP; encoded by the coding sequence ATGAGCATGGAAACGATAGGCGATGTCACAGGCCATGTGACGATCCCCGACATCTATGTGGCTAGTCCATTGGCGTACCAAATTATGAAAAAACCAATTTTATTAATTGAAGACGACCGGCCTTTCAGGCAGGCCTTGCGTCTGTATTTGGAGAGTCACGGGTTTACTGCGAAGGAAGCCGAGGATGGTCGGGAGGCCCTGGTTTTGTTGGATGGAGGGCTCGACGTGGATATTGTCATATCAGATTATCATATGCCCGTTCTCAATGGGCTGGATTTTCTGAAAGCCCTGTCCTACCGTGTGAAGGGACAGGATGTGCGAGTCATACTTGTGAGTGGTAATATGACAAGGGAAATTGAAAAAGAAGCAATGCAAGCAGGGGCTTTTGCGTTTCTGGAAAAACCGATTGATTATCATGAGCTTCTGGCCTTGGTATCCCGAGCCGGCAAGCCATAA
- a CDS encoding 2OG-Fe(II) oxygenase: MKANFSQFHPDQFSFAKDPVLILENFWSQEERKVVREAMAQSKWIALADMPAVAQAFPNCGNWKKSDIGPSEATHFIQRVGMSCIAAYVESFPNIKKRHVNFNYYSYSAGDCLPTHDDTDDLYTYAKGRRPPTRRLALVTYFHEEWHPDWGGELILYGPPTNSKKNTSLQVTHCIPPLPGSLAIFAVPRQHRVCRVDVLAGDHTRLSIAGWFMTEH, from the coding sequence ATGAAAGCCAATTTCTCCCAATTTCATCCTGACCAATTTTCGTTTGCCAAGGACCCCGTGTTGATCCTGGAAAATTTTTGGAGTCAGGAAGAACGGAAGGTTGTTCGGGAAGCCATGGCACAATCGAAATGGATTGCCTTGGCGGATATGCCAGCCGTAGCTCAAGCCTTTCCCAATTGCGGCAATTGGAAGAAATCAGACATTGGCCCCTCTGAGGCTACTCATTTCATCCAACGGGTCGGAATGTCCTGCATTGCCGCCTATGTTGAATCCTTCCCAAACATCAAAAAGCGGCACGTTAATTTTAACTATTATTCGTATAGTGCGGGTGACTGTCTCCCTACCCACGACGATACGGACGACCTCTATACCTATGCCAAGGGCCGTCGACCACCAACCCGTCGTCTCGCCTTGGTCACCTATTTCCACGAAGAGTGGCATCCGGATTGGGGAGGGGAACTTATTTTGTATGGTCCTCCCACGAATTCTAAAAAGAATACGTCCTTACAGGTGACACATTGCATTCCTCCATTGCCGGGATCTTTGGCCATTTTCGCAGTGCCTCGACAACATCGAGTCTGCCGGGTAGACGTTCTTGCTGGAGACCATACCCGCCTTTCCATCGCCGGATGGTTCATGACAGAACATTGA
- a CDS encoding 2OG-Fe(II) oxygenase, whose translation MDKVSDYIFVTNVIPRHICQEVLEEIKNKAWKPHTWYNYSADNFKSEPEKELDTLNTTQALQDKLAPFICQSVEEYMMKFAKQEDERIKSFIQTFTPIRFNRYRTGTMMRKHYDHIHSIFDGKYKGIPILSLLGVLNEGYEGGEFLFSSHHEVKLKTGDMLVFPSNFMYPHEVKEVTKGERYTFVGWAF comes from the coding sequence ATGGATAAGGTATCGGATTATATTTTTGTGACGAACGTGATTCCTCGACATATTTGCCAGGAAGTTCTGGAGGAAATTAAAAACAAAGCGTGGAAACCTCATACCTGGTATAACTATTCAGCCGATAATTTCAAATCCGAGCCTGAAAAAGAATTAGATACCCTCAATACCACCCAGGCCCTACAGGATAAGTTAGCCCCGTTTATCTGCCAATCCGTCGAAGAATACATGATGAAGTTTGCGAAGCAGGAAGATGAACGCATTAAAAGTTTTATCCAAACCTTCACGCCCATACGGTTTAACCGGTACCGCACCGGAACCATGATGAGGAAACATTACGATCATATTCATTCGATTTTTGACGGGAAATATAAAGGCATCCCCATCTTGTCCTTATTAGGGGTGCTGAACGAGGGCTATGAAGGGGGCGAATTTCTCTTCTCTTCCCACCATGAGGTGAAACTGAAAACCGGGGATATGCTTGTCTTTCCTTCCAACTTCATGTATCCACATGAAGTCAAAGAAGTCACCAAGGGTGAACGGTACACCTTTGTAGGTTGGGCATTTTAA
- a CDS encoding sugar nucleotide-binding protein — MTHSTLLFGATSILGFNLARLFPDTILPFISPGNSSKSVCEWPVLQLENSDWVERTLAQYQPKVLLYCHAVCDVPKCEADPDWAHEINVQHLGRVVEKLPAHIRLVYVSSDHVFGGDGEYHEYSPPCPISVYGQTRVNAEKLVLNRHGSLVIRTGLAIGPSPNGRTGHLDWLRYRTQQHLPITIVEDESRSVVWVTDLARRVMKFAQSTETGIRHISATRAVSRVELAKHLMSILGAPPTFRCESRHQRPAPHLGRVALTSAYADNLSLPLASVLDG, encoded by the coding sequence ATGACCCATTCCACGCTCCTCTTCGGCGCGACCTCCATTCTTGGGTTCAACCTCGCCAGATTATTTCCGGACACCATTCTGCCGTTTATCTCCCCGGGCAATTCTTCGAAATCAGTTTGTGAGTGGCCGGTCCTTCAGTTGGAAAATTCAGATTGGGTGGAACGCACCTTGGCTCAATATCAGCCGAAAGTCCTGTTGTATTGCCATGCGGTGTGTGATGTGCCGAAGTGTGAAGCCGACCCCGATTGGGCGCATGAGATCAACGTCCAACATCTCGGTCGTGTGGTGGAGAAACTACCAGCCCATATCCGATTAGTGTATGTGTCCTCGGATCATGTCTTTGGCGGGGATGGGGAGTACCATGAATATTCTCCCCCATGCCCAATTAGTGTGTATGGCCAGACCCGTGTCAACGCAGAAAAGCTGGTTTTGAATCGACACGGGTCGCTGGTGATTCGGACGGGTCTGGCGATTGGCCCTTCCCCGAACGGGCGCACAGGGCATTTGGATTGGCTTCGTTACCGCACTCAACAGCATCTACCCATTACCATTGTTGAGGATGAATCTCGCTCCGTTGTGTGGGTGACAGATCTGGCCAGACGCGTCATGAAATTCGCACAGAGCACTGAGACAGGCATCCGGCATATCTCCGCCACTCGGGCTGTATCAAGAGTGGAATTGGCCAAGCATCTGATGTCGATTTTGGGAGCACCTCCCACTTTCCGGTGCGAGAGCCGTCATCAACGGCCGGCCCCACATTTGGGCCGGGTGGCATTAACCAGCGCCTATGCAGATAACCTTTCTCTGCCCTTGGCAAGCGTCCTGGATGGCTGA